The genomic segment TTGGGGCAGGCCATCGAGGCCGCCACGGCCGAGATCGGAGGGGAACGCGCGTGACGCATCCAAGCGACCGGCACGCGGGAGACCGCGAGTTCGCCACCAAGCTGATCCACTTCGGCGCGGAGATCGACGAGGCGACCGGCGCCTCCAGCGTACCGATCTATCAGGCGTCGACGTTTCACCACTTCGACCTGGAGCAGCCGCCCAAGCACGATTACAGCCGCTCGGGCAATCCGACGCGGGAAGCGCTGGAATCTTATATCGCGCTGCTCGAAGGCGGTACGCGCGGGTTCGCGTTTTCCTCCGGGATGTCGGCGATCTCGACGGCGTTCCTGCTGCTCTCGGCAGGCGACCACGTCATCGTCACGGAGGATGTTTACGGCGGCACCTACCGCCTGTTGACGACCGTGCTGAACCGACTGGCGATCGAATCCACCTTCGTGGACATGACCGACTTCGAGCAAGTCATCGCGGCGCGCAGGCCGAATACGAAGGCGCTGTTTATGGAGACGCCGTCCAATCCGACGCTCAAGATCACCGATATCAAGCGGATTGCTGGCTGGGCCAAGGAACAAGGGCTGCTCACGATGCTGGACAATACGTTCATGACGCCGTACCACCAACGTCCGATCGAGCTTGGCGTCGACCTGGTGCTGCACAGCGCGACCAAGTTTCTGGGCGGCCACAGCGACGTGCTGGCGGGCTTGATCGTTACGGCGGACGCGGAGCTCGGCAAACGGGTCAAGGCGCTGCAGAACGGCCTGGGGACGGTGCTCGGCACACAGGAGAGCTGGCTCCTCATGCGCGGCATGAAGACGCTGCAGGTACGCATGGAAGCGAGCGAACGCGGCGCGCGCAAGCTCGCGCAATGGTTGAGCGAGCATCCGGGCGTGGCGCGCGTTTATTATCCTGGACTGGAAGGTCATCCGGGTAAGGAAATTCACGAGCGGCAATCGCAAGGCTACGGCGCCGTCGTCTCGTTCGATGCGGGGAGCGGGGAAAAGGCGAGGCGCCTGCTCGGCAAGGTTCGCATACCGATCGTGGCGGTCAGCCTTGGCGCAGTCGAGAGCATTCTGTCCTATCCGGCGATGATGTCCCACGCCGCGATGCCTGCTGAAGTAAGGGCGGCGAGGGGCATTACCGACGGACTCGTGCGCTATTCGATCGGGCTCGAGGATATCGACGATCTCATTCGCGACCTCGCGCAGGCGTTGGAAGACTAAGAAGATCAAGGTCTAG from the Cohnella hashimotonis genome contains:
- a CDS encoding aminotransferase class I/II-fold pyridoxal phosphate-dependent enzyme, whose translation is MTHPSDRHAGDREFATKLIHFGAEIDEATGASSVPIYQASTFHHFDLEQPPKHDYSRSGNPTREALESYIALLEGGTRGFAFSSGMSAISTAFLLLSAGDHVIVTEDVYGGTYRLLTTVLNRLAIESTFVDMTDFEQVIAARRPNTKALFMETPSNPTLKITDIKRIAGWAKEQGLLTMLDNTFMTPYHQRPIELGVDLVLHSATKFLGGHSDVLAGLIVTADAELGKRVKALQNGLGTVLGTQESWLLMRGMKTLQVRMEASERGARKLAQWLSEHPGVARVYYPGLEGHPGKEIHERQSQGYGAVVSFDAGSGEKARRLLGKVRIPIVAVSLGAVESILSYPAMMSHAAMPAEVRAARGITDGLVRYSIGLEDIDDLIRDLAQALED